The Bradyrhizobium sp. WBAH42 genome includes a window with the following:
- a CDS encoding MMPL family transporter: MLQSVVVAIVRACTRFASLVVVLGLLLSVGAGYYAARHFAINTDINSLIAQNLDWRQRDQQFDRAFDRDATITAVVEAKTPEMASAAADALYAKLKDDKTNFQSMQQLGSGEFFEKNGLLFLPTEEVGKITGQFESAAPLIEIMAGDPSIRGLTGALETGLAGVKRGQVKLDNTERPFNLIAQTVETVLNKGNASFSWRELVSDEPLKDSDKRTFIEFKPILDYNALEPGKDATDAIRKAAADLDFTGKYQARVRLTGPVPIANEEYATVQEGAVVNGVGTILVVLVILWLALHSSKIIFAVFVNLFVGLAITTAAGLMMVGSFNLLSIAFAVLFVGLGVDFGIQYSVRYRSERYKHDDLAGALVLAAKRSAVPLSLAAMATAAGFLCFMPTDYKGIAELGQIAGVGMLVAFISSITVLPAMLKLLNPPGEPEPVGYAFLAPLDHFLEKHRVLIVGGTLLLALGGLPLLYFMKFDFNPMNLRNPHAESIATFLDLRKDPNTGANAVNVMTTSEEQASQVEAKLEKVPEVLRVMSLDSFVPQDQPPKLKLLAQGAKVLNPALNPDQIDAAPTDQENVEALKSSVDNLRRTAGEAKGPGAVASRRLANALEKLANGDEATRNKAQDVFVAPLKIVFDQLRNAMQAGPVTLSSLPPDLVSAWKSKDGVIRVEALPKGDPNDNDTLRKFAAAVLQAEPTAIGGPVSILKSGDTVVKAFIHAGIYALLVIGLLLWITLRRFVDVLMTLVPLLVAGAVTLEICVLIGLPLNFANIVAFPLLLGVGVAFKIYYVVAWRSGRTNLLQTSLTRAIFFSALTTATAFGSLWLSSHPGTSSMGKLLALSLVTTLAAVLLFQPALMGKPRNLRE; this comes from the coding sequence GTGCTGCAAAGCGTCGTCGTTGCCATCGTCAGGGCCTGCACCCGGTTTGCCTCCCTCGTCGTCGTTCTCGGGCTCCTGCTGTCGGTGGGGGCGGGCTATTACGCTGCGCGCCACTTCGCCATCAACACCGACATCAACTCGCTGATTGCCCAGAATCTGGACTGGCGCCAGCGTGATCAGCAATTCGATCGCGCCTTCGACCGCGATGCGACGATCACGGCGGTGGTCGAGGCCAAGACCCCGGAAATGGCGAGCGCGGCGGCCGATGCGCTCTACGCCAAGCTGAAGGACGACAAGACCAACTTCCAGTCCATGCAGCAGCTCGGCAGCGGCGAATTCTTCGAGAAGAACGGCCTGTTGTTCCTGCCGACCGAGGAGGTCGGCAAGATCACCGGCCAGTTCGAATCCGCAGCGCCCCTGATCGAGATCATGGCCGGCGACCCCTCGATCCGCGGCCTCACCGGGGCGCTGGAGACGGGCCTTGCCGGCGTCAAGCGCGGCCAGGTCAAGCTCGACAACACCGAGCGGCCCTTCAACCTGATCGCGCAGACGGTCGAGACCGTGCTCAACAAGGGCAATGCCAGCTTCTCCTGGCGCGAGCTCGTCAGCGACGAGCCGCTCAAGGATTCGGACAAGCGTACCTTCATCGAGTTCAAGCCGATTCTCGACTACAACGCGCTGGAGCCGGGCAAGGATGCCACCGACGCGATCCGCAAGGCCGCTGCGGATCTGGATTTCACTGGCAAATACCAGGCGCGGGTGCGGCTGACCGGCCCCGTGCCGATCGCCAACGAGGAATACGCCACCGTTCAGGAGGGCGCGGTCGTCAACGGCGTCGGCACGATTCTCGTCGTGCTGGTCATCCTGTGGCTGGCGCTGCATTCGTCGAAGATCATCTTCGCGGTGTTCGTCAATCTGTTCGTCGGCCTTGCGATCACGACCGCGGCCGGCCTGATGATGGTCGGATCGTTCAATCTGCTGTCGATCGCCTTCGCGGTGCTGTTCGTCGGCTTGGGGGTCGATTTCGGCATCCAGTACAGCGTCCGCTACCGCTCGGAGCGCTACAAGCACGACGATCTCGCCGGTGCGCTGGTGCTGGCGGCCAAGCGCTCGGCGGTGCCGCTGTCGCTGGCGGCGATGGCGACGGCTGCCGGTTTCCTCTGCTTCATGCCGACCGACTACAAGGGCATCGCCGAGCTCGGCCAGATCGCCGGCGTCGGCATGCTGGTGGCGTTCATCTCGTCGATTACCGTTCTGCCAGCCATGCTGAAGCTGCTGAACCCGCCGGGCGAGCCGGAGCCAGTCGGCTACGCCTTCCTCGCGCCGCTCGACCATTTCCTGGAGAAGCATCGGGTGCTGATCGTCGGCGGCACGCTGCTGCTCGCGCTCGGCGGCCTGCCGCTGCTCTACTTCATGAAGTTCGACTTCAACCCGATGAACCTGCGCAATCCGCACGCCGAGTCGATCGCCACCTTCCTCGATTTGCGCAAGGATCCGAACACCGGCGCCAATGCCGTCAACGTGATGACGACGTCGGAAGAGCAGGCGAGCCAGGTCGAGGCGAAGCTGGAGAAGGTGCCCGAGGTGCTCAGGGTGATGTCGCTCGACAGCTTCGTGCCGCAGGACCAGCCGCCGAAGCTGAAGCTGCTCGCGCAGGGCGCCAAAGTGCTGAATCCCGCGCTCAACCCCGATCAGATCGACGCAGCGCCGACGGATCAGGAGAATGTCGAAGCGCTGAAATCCTCGGTCGACAATCTGCGCCGGACGGCGGGCGAGGCGAAGGGCCCGGGCGCTGTCGCCTCGCGCCGTCTTGCCAACGCGCTCGAAAAGCTCGCCAATGGCGACGAGGCCACGCGCAACAAGGCGCAGGACGTGTTCGTCGCGCCATTGAAGATCGTGTTCGACCAGCTCAGGAACGCGATGCAGGCAGGTCCCGTCACCCTGAGCTCGCTGCCGCCCGATCTCGTCAGCGCCTGGAAGAGCAAGGACGGCGTCATCCGCGTCGAGGCGCTGCCCAAGGGTGATCCCAACGACAACGATACGCTGCGCAAATTCGCAGCGGCGGTGCTCCAGGCCGAGCCGACTGCGATCGGCGGGCCGGTCTCGATCCTGAAATCCGGCGACACCGTGGTGAAGGCGTTCATCCACGCCGGCATCTATGCGCTGCTGGTGATCGGGCTTCTGCTGTGGATCACGCTCCGCCGCTTCGTCGACGTGCTGATGACGCTGGTGCCGCTTCTGGTTGCCGGCGCGGTGACGCTCGAGATCTGCGTGTTGATCGGCCTGCCGCTGAACTTCGCCAACATCGTCGCGTTTCCGCTGCTGCTCGGCGTCGGCGTCGCCTTCAAGATCTATTATGTCGTGGCCTGGCGCTCGGGCAGAACGAACCTGCTCCAGACCAGCCTGACGCGCGCGATCTTTTTCAGTGCGCTGACGACGGCGACCGCGTTCGGCAGCCTGTGGCTGTCGAGCCATCCCGGCACGTCCAGCATGGGCAAGCTGCTGGCCCTCTCGCTGGTGACGACGCTCGCCGCCGTGCTGCTGTTCCAGCCGGCCCTAATGGGCAAACCCCGCAATCTCAGGGAGTAG
- a CDS encoding DUF2147 domain-containing protein: MRLALYTGLILAGGYAGLTPALGADPTGDWRVADGVANIRVAQCYGSMWGAVSWEKQPGGRDENNPDASKKNRPTLGMATLIDMKKKPGVDQWEGQVYNAKDGQLYSATITPAGPDQLEIKGCVMGFLCGGETWTRVGPPIPSSPANAMAKGAAKSSGTAPKPQAGQGAQAAQATGGTTTPAPAAPKAAGAAKPGQKGTADPVGDICLLPEIAGFAH, encoded by the coding sequence ATGCGTTTGGCCCTTTACACCGGACTAATACTGGCTGGCGGTTACGCCGGCCTGACGCCCGCGCTCGGCGCGGATCCGACCGGCGACTGGCGGGTCGCCGACGGCGTTGCCAACATTCGCGTCGCCCAATGCTACGGCAGCATGTGGGGCGCGGTTTCCTGGGAAAAGCAGCCCGGCGGGCGCGACGAGAACAATCCGGATGCCTCGAAAAAGAACAGGCCGACGCTCGGCATGGCAACCCTGATCGACATGAAGAAGAAGCCCGGCGTCGATCAGTGGGAAGGGCAGGTCTACAACGCCAAGGACGGTCAGCTCTACAGCGCGACGATCACGCCGGCCGGCCCCGACCAGCTCGAGATCAAGGGCTGCGTCATGGGCTTCCTCTGCGGCGGCGAAACCTGGACCCGGGTCGGCCCGCCGATCCCTTCCAGCCCTGCCAACGCCATGGCCAAGGGCGCGGCGAAATCCAGCGGCACTGCGCCGAAGCCGCAAGCGGGGCAAGGGGCCCAGGCAGCCCAAGCCACGGGCGGCACCACCACGCCTGCGCCCGCAGCTCCCAAGGCCGCCGGCGCAGCCAAGCCCGGTCAGAAGGGCACCGCCGACCCCGTCGGCGACATCTGCCTACTCCCTGAGATTGCGGGGTTTGCCCATTAG
- the hpnO gene encoding aminobacteriohopanetriol synthase HpnO, with product MHSPNPDMSQLFADRQAQRSTLHNRYLNEQFVRVLKTIGYDVGFQKGQGQYLYDRDGARYLDLLSGFGVFAIGRNHPVMREALKSVLDADLPNLVQFDVSTLAGVLAERLLKYVPYLDKAFFANSGAECVEAAIKFARGATGRPGIVYCAHGYHGLTYGALSLTGDANFRTGFEPLLPGCTPIPFNDLAALEKALASREVAAFVVEPIQGKGVNMPTDEFLPGAAALCKKYGTLFVADEIQTGMGRTGRFLAVEHWNVEPDMVLLSKSLSGGHVPVGAVLTRKSIFDKIFNQMDRAVVHGSTFSKNDLAMAAGIATLDVMESEKLIDAAAKRGAELRLALTRMVPGYELLKEVRGKGLMIGIEFGPPKSLRLRASWNVLETANKGLFCQLITVPLFKDHKILTQVAGHGSHTIKLLPPLTITEEDCSWIERAFDDVIAGSHKVPGAIWSLGKTLVDNAVRRSA from the coding sequence ATGCACAGCCCAAATCCAGACATGTCTCAGCTATTCGCGGACCGTCAGGCCCAGCGCAGCACCCTGCATAACCGGTATCTGAACGAGCAGTTCGTTCGGGTGCTCAAGACCATCGGCTACGATGTCGGCTTCCAGAAGGGGCAGGGGCAGTACCTCTACGACCGCGACGGCGCGCGCTATCTCGACCTGTTGTCCGGCTTTGGCGTGTTTGCGATCGGGCGCAATCATCCCGTCATGCGCGAGGCGCTCAAGAGCGTGCTCGATGCCGACCTGCCCAACCTCGTCCAATTCGACGTTTCGACGCTCGCCGGTGTGCTGGCCGAGCGCCTCCTGAAATACGTTCCCTATCTCGACAAGGCGTTCTTCGCCAATTCCGGCGCGGAATGCGTCGAGGCTGCGATCAAGTTCGCGCGCGGCGCGACGGGGCGTCCCGGCATCGTCTATTGCGCGCACGGCTATCACGGGTTGACCTACGGCGCGCTGTCGCTGACCGGCGACGCCAATTTCCGCACCGGCTTCGAGCCGCTGCTGCCGGGCTGCACCCCGATCCCGTTCAACGACCTGGCCGCGCTGGAAAAGGCGCTGGCCTCGCGCGAGGTCGCCGCCTTCGTCGTCGAGCCGATCCAGGGCAAGGGCGTCAACATGCCCACCGACGAGTTCCTGCCCGGGGCGGCCGCGCTCTGCAAGAAATACGGCACGCTGTTCGTCGCCGACGAGATCCAGACCGGCATGGGCCGTACCGGCCGCTTCCTCGCGGTCGAGCACTGGAACGTCGAGCCCGACATGGTGCTGCTGTCGAAGTCGCTGTCGGGCGGCCACGTGCCGGTCGGCGCCGTGCTGACGCGCAAGAGCATCTTCGACAAGATCTTCAACCAGATGGACCGCGCGGTGGTGCACGGCTCCACCTTCTCCAAGAACGACCTCGCGATGGCCGCGGGCATCGCCACGCTCGACGTCATGGAATCGGAGAAGCTGATCGATGCGGCCGCCAAGCGCGGCGCCGAGCTGCGCCTCGCGCTGACGCGCATGGTGCCGGGCTACGAGCTGCTCAAGGAAGTCCGTGGCAAGGGCCTGATGATCGGCATCGAGTTCGGCCCGCCGAAATCGCTGCGCCTGCGGGCGTCCTGGAACGTGCTCGAGACCGCCAACAAGGGCCTGTTCTGCCAGCTCATCACCGTGCCGCTGTTCAAGGATCACAAGATCCTGACGCAAGTCGCCGGCCACGGCAGCCACACCATCAAGCTGCTGCCGCCGCTCACCATCACCGAGGAAGACTGCAGCTGGATCGAGCGCGCCTTCGACGACGTCATCGCCGGCAGCCACAAGGTCCCCGGCGCGATCTGGTCGCTCGGCAAGACGCTGGTGGACAACGCGGTGCGAAGGTCGGCGTAA
- a CDS encoding anti-sigma factor, with product MTCDEARILLHALLDGELDAGHAREVEAHIASCPACAAEFAAQREMQRALAGTNLRYTAPASLRARIEASLPEPQRQQPSRRAVLRGFAMGSAVSALAATGIVAVVLRQDDQQRILSEVVSAHLRSLQAGHLTDVVSTDQHTVKPWFNGKLDVAPPVIDLTAQGFTLVGGRLDYIDARAIGAVVYRRRQHVINLFVSQTSSTEHRPPKTQTMQGFNCRRWGGRGLNFWAVSDLGADELAEFVDKFEAAMKANVEG from the coding sequence ATGACCTGCGACGAAGCAAGGATCCTGCTTCACGCGCTGCTCGATGGCGAGCTCGATGCCGGCCACGCGCGCGAGGTCGAGGCCCATATCGCGAGCTGCCCGGCCTGCGCCGCGGAGTTCGCGGCGCAGCGCGAGATGCAGCGCGCGCTCGCAGGTACCAATTTGCGCTACACCGCGCCGGCAAGCCTGCGCGCTCGCATCGAAGCCTCGTTGCCTGAGCCGCAGCGCCAGCAGCCGAGCCGCCGCGCCGTGCTGCGCGGATTTGCGATGGGCTCGGCCGTCTCCGCGCTCGCCGCCACCGGAATCGTCGCGGTGGTGCTGCGCCAGGATGACCAGCAGCGGATTCTGTCTGAGGTCGTCTCCGCGCATCTGCGCTCGCTCCAGGCCGGCCATCTCACCGACGTGGTCTCGACCGACCAGCACACCGTCAAGCCCTGGTTCAACGGCAAGCTCGACGTCGCACCACCGGTGATCGACCTCACCGCGCAAGGTTTTACGCTGGTCGGCGGCCGGCTCGACTATATCGACGCCCGCGCCATCGGCGCCGTGGTCTACCGGCGCCGGCAACACGTGATCAATCTGTTCGTGTCGCAAACTTCGAGCACCGAGCATCGGCCGCCGAAGACCCAGACCATGCAGGGCTTCAACTGCCGCCGCTGGGGCGGCCGCGGCCTGAACTTCTGGGCCGTCAGCGATCTCGGCGCCGACGAACTTGCCGAATTCGTCGACAAGTTCGAGGCGGCAATGAAGGCGAACGTGGAGGGGTAA
- a CDS encoding sigma-70 family RNA polymerase sigma factor — MPATDDVQKAQRFREAALPYLDDVYTLARYLLRDASDAEDAVQECYLRALKHFDSYRGPAMKPWLFAILRNVCNAEYVRRANRPSAIEDTLGAAEQTPLWRETEASPETEVLRSRDAGAIRKLIDALAEPFKETFVLREINNLSYLEIAEAVGVPVGTVMSRLARARAMLRAAWTEEEQAK, encoded by the coding sequence ATGCCCGCCACCGACGATGTGCAGAAGGCACAGCGCTTCCGCGAGGCAGCGCTGCCCTATCTCGACGACGTCTACACGCTCGCACGCTACCTGCTGCGCGATGCCTCTGACGCCGAGGACGCGGTGCAGGAGTGCTATCTGCGCGCGCTGAAGCATTTCGACAGCTACCGGGGGCCTGCGATGAAGCCCTGGCTGTTCGCGATCCTGCGCAACGTCTGCAACGCCGAATATGTGCGTCGCGCGAACCGGCCCAGCGCGATCGAGGATACGCTAGGTGCCGCCGAGCAGACGCCGCTCTGGCGGGAGACCGAGGCGAGCCCCGAGACTGAAGTGCTGCGGAGCCGCGATGCCGGCGCCATCCGCAAGCTGATCGACGCGCTCGCCGAGCCGTTCAAGGAAACATTCGTGCTGCGCGAGATCAACAACCTGTCCTACCTTGAAATCGCCGAGGCCGTCGGCGTCCCCGTCGGCACCGTGATGTCCCGCCTCGCCCGCGCCCGCGCCATGCTGCGCGCGGCCTGGACGGAAGAGGAGCAAGCGAAATGA
- a CDS encoding cupredoxin family copper-binding protein, which translates to MKTLNRRDFGFDLGLALAAAILLPATKARADDLDVHIDNFVFQPAELKIKVGTTVTWTNRDDIPHTIVSAGKFRSKTLDTDDKFSFTFTNAGDYKYFCSLHPHMTGMIKVE; encoded by the coding sequence ATGAAGACTCTCAATCGCCGCGACTTCGGTTTCGACCTCGGTCTCGCTTTGGCCGCGGCCATCCTGTTGCCCGCAACAAAAGCCCGCGCCGACGACCTGGACGTGCACATCGACAATTTCGTGTTCCAGCCGGCCGAGCTCAAGATCAAGGTCGGCACCACCGTGACCTGGACCAACCGGGACGATATCCCGCACACCATCGTCTCTGCCGGCAAGTTCAGGTCCAAGACTCTTGATACCGACGACAAGTTCTCCTTCACCTTCACCAATGCGGGCGACTACAAGTATTTTTGTTCGCTGCACCCGCACATGACGGGGATGATCAAGGTTGAGTAA
- a CDS encoding metallophosphoesterase: MSGDNHGDDGVSRRKVLECMTWAGTGVLWTATGGVPRSIGIIDSAEAATAAAPGMSFLQISDSHVGFDKPANPNALGTLEEAVNKINAMPAKPSFMIHTGDITHLSKAAEFDNAERIISQTKLDVHYVPGEHDFIDEEVKLYRERYGRGTKGHGWYSFDAGGVHFIGLVNVVDLKAGGLGNLGAEQLAWLEDDLRGKSKSTPVVLFAHIPLWTVYPQWGWGTEDGGRALEYVKGFGSVTVLNGHIHQVMQKVEGNVTFHTARSTAFPQPAPGAAPSPGPMKVEDARLRSMLGVASINFKQNEQRLAIIDTPLQG; encoded by the coding sequence CTGGGCCGGCACCGGGGTGCTCTGGACCGCCACGGGCGGCGTGCCACGCTCGATCGGCATCATCGATTCGGCTGAGGCCGCAACGGCGGCCGCGCCCGGCATGAGCTTCCTCCAGATCAGCGACAGCCATGTCGGCTTCGACAAGCCGGCCAATCCCAACGCGCTCGGCACGCTGGAAGAGGCCGTGAACAAGATCAACGCGATGCCTGCAAAGCCGTCGTTCATGATCCACACCGGCGACATCACGCATCTGTCGAAAGCCGCCGAGTTCGACAATGCCGAGCGCATCATCTCGCAGACCAAGCTCGACGTGCATTACGTGCCCGGCGAGCATGATTTCATCGATGAGGAGGTGAAGCTCTATCGCGAACGCTACGGCCGCGGCACCAAAGGTCACGGCTGGTACTCGTTCGACGCCGGCGGCGTGCACTTCATCGGCCTCGTCAACGTCGTCGACCTCAAGGCCGGGGGCCTGGGCAATCTCGGCGCCGAGCAGCTCGCCTGGCTCGAGGACGATCTGCGCGGCAAGTCGAAATCGACGCCGGTCGTGCTGTTCGCGCACATCCCGCTCTGGACCGTCTATCCGCAATGGGGTTGGGGCACCGAGGACGGCGGCCGCGCGCTGGAATACGTCAAGGGCTTTGGCTCGGTCACCGTGCTGAACGGGCACATCCATCAGGTGATGCAGAAGGTCGAGGGCAACGTCACCTTCCACACCGCGCGCTCGACCGCCTTCCCGCAGCCGGCGCCGGGGGCCGCGCCCTCGCCCGGTCCGATGAAGGTCGAGGACGCAAGGCTGCGCTCCATGCTTGGGGTAGCCAGCATCAACTTCAAGCAGAACGAGCAGCGGCTCGCGATCATCGACACGCCGCTCCAGGGCTAA